DNA sequence from the Ailuropoda melanoleuca isolate Jingjing unplaced genomic scaffold, ASM200744v2 unplaced-scaffold11316, whole genome shotgun sequence genome:
tttttaaatttatttatttatataaaaaataaatgccagttACTTAGCATATAGTTTAGTATttatttcaggagtagaatttagtaattcatcatttacatataacacacagGGCCCATCACAACAattgcccttcttaatacccatctcccATTTAATCCATTCCCGTGACCACTTCCCTTCTAGCAACCCTcgctttgttctctatagttaagaatctgttttatggtttgcctctctttttttttcccttatgttcatctgtttcttttcttaaattccacatatgagtgaaatcatgtggtataaatttgtttgtgaattttataattagattatattttcttgttcatATTTTGCCTAGGCTCTATTTCTACCAGtttgtatctttttctattttaccaCCAGAATTCTTGCAAACTGTCAATTCAACAGTTAAATGGGTGGCTgggtaatatatataaatgataagcAGTAAGTAAAAAACAGATTTGAGTTGCCTACAAGATGACTTAGAGAGGCCTCCAAATAAGATGGGAATGAATAGCAGGATGGCTTTAAGTGGATGAAACCCCCTTGAAGAAATGAGCAGTCTAGGGTGGAAgaataaaaggattaaaaatgacttaaaaagtatctcgaggggcgcctgggtggcacagcggttaagcgtctgccttcggctcagggcacgatcccggtgttatgggatcgagccccacatcaggctcctccgctatgagcctgcttcttcctctcccactccccctgcttgtgttccctctctcactggctgtctctatctctgtcaaataaacaaataaaatcttaaaaaaaaaaaaagtatctcgaACATGATCGTGGTCTTTTGTTTATGAtcatagaaatttttttcattccttcccaATTTATCACCACAGAACCTATGGGAGTCACCTTACAAATACACAAACTCCAAAGTAGTTTAATAATTCTAGATGCCCTcattcaaaatatgaaaatatgaatgtGCTCTTATCATATACAATTGTTAAAGTTTTACCAAGTTGTAAAGACCTCTATTTATGCTGATATTcacataaagtttttttttccaagacCTTCAGATTattcaggttatttattttaatagtccATTAATAGTGTACTATTCTCACGATTTTTAATTGTTGTTATTTTGGCATCCAAGGGCATTATTTAGTTTCTAACTGAGTGATATATGAAGGATATGGATCTTGCATAATGGTTAGTTGTTTTGGAAAGGATTTCCCAAAATAAACATGGTCAATAAGAATGCTTCCCTGGGCACttataatgggaaaaaagactTAATGGGTACAGAAATGTCTTGAACTAATGAATACAATTAATTTGGGCAATCAGTATTTTCTTCCTCGTGAACTGAGAAATGCAGAAAgacattcttaaaaaagaaaaaaagagtgtgaaatatgtgtagaaaaaaaaagataatgtgaaaCCAAAAGGTCTGAAGGAATTCAGGTAGTATATCTCACTTGCCTTTCCCTTGGATCCCTTGAAACAATAAGCGTTATAATGGCTCtcttttgcattaaaatttttgcatgaaacccaaagatttaaaatttaagtgtcacctgtttgtgggttttttttaaagtttcatttgttGCTGCCAATTTGTTGTATTATCTGAAAATCTGCTACAGTTCTCCTTTTTGATAGTATTTCTGCCATGCATAGTGACTGGAGAATAGAAGGATAAATATGTGGGTAAAGCACCTAAGTGAACCCCTTCTCCATGTTAGTTACCCTTGATGTTNCCTTGTTGTCCAGCTTCAGGACCTTATACAAGCCCTGCCTGAGCTCCTTGTTCTTGAGTGCATACACCATGGGGTTGAGGGCAGGAGGAATGACATTGTGTAGTACATTGAGTAGAACTGGGATGAGGGGAACCGTCATGGCTGCACTATGGGTGATGGAAATGACAACAATGATAgtgtaaaagaacaaaattaggaTGAGGTGAGAAGTGCAGGTACTTAGGGCTTTGGATGCAGCTTCTGCTGAGTTCAGCTTTAGCACCGAGTGAAGAATCAAAGAATATGACAAGAAAATCAAACCCAGGTCACTCCCCATCATCATCCAGGCCAGAAATAGCTGGTAGATGCTGTTGATTGTCCTGTCATCACAGGATAAGCGAGTGACTCCAAGATTAGTACACAGGCAGTGCTCAATTTGGTTCTGTGAGCAGTAGTGCCTCTGTGCAGCCAACACAGGCACTGGGATGGTAGTTAGGGTATTTCTGAGTGCCATGACCACAGTTGTCTTGACAACAAAAGATTCAGTAATTATTGATGGATAGTGTAGAGGTCTGCAAATGGCTACATATCTGTCTATAGCCATGCAGACAAAGATACCTGACTCCATGGTCACAAAGCAATGTACGGCATACATCTGAGCAAAGCACTCAGGGAGACTGATGGCCTTAGCACTGAACCATAAGATGGCCAAAATCTTGGGCATGATGGTGGTGGCCAGTCCCATGTCTACCACAGCCAGGATCCCCAGGAAATAGTACATAGGTTGGCGCAGTGTGGCCTCTTGTTTGATGGTCACCAGGATAAGGATGTTGGCAGTGAGAGCTAAGAGGTAGAgcagagccaggggcagggagagccagTGCTGCCAGGCGTGAATGCCTGGGAATCCCATCAGAATGAACTCAGAGACTTGGAACTTAGAGATGTTGGAATTGTGTGAGATCCTGCAACATCCTTTcactaggagaaaaaaatatactcaaaGTTACTCTCAGATAGTATttggttaatgattttgaagtGGAAGATTCTTCATCTTCATTATTCTGATCTTGCCACTGACATTTATTGGACATTTCTAATGACAGGAACCATGATGCATCTGTGCCCTGGACGTTAGTTTTTCTACCAACGTCCCTCTTTTATCCTTATTCTCACAAAGAATGAAAGATTACATActtcaaaaagcaaaactttttggAAACAGCAAAACAATACAAGCCAAGCTAATTAATAAGAATGTTCTTTGAAGATCATTCTGGTGTCATTACAGACTCAGGCAGGAATAGATAGAAACAGCAACTGCTGTTTCCAAAACGTTTTGGGGATCAAGAAATctttcaaagaggaaaacaaatgctCTTGAATATGAAGCATGATTAGGATTCTGACAGATCAGCGATCTGTTCTGTTGTTTGCTCTTTCCTACCCACATCATGCTGGTAATTTTAGCTTTGTGCTTTGGCAACCCTCTGATCTATTTTGTGTCCTCCCACCACCAAACCCAGCTTCAGTTAGTATGTTCTTCAGAAGGACTCAACTCTCTGAAAGGATAGAGAACCATGCCTTAAATCTTCTTAGTCTGACATAATTGGAAAAGTGGCAGGCTTTGTAGGTAAGAAATACATTCGCAGATGGATCAATCTCTTTTTTGTATTCTAACGTCATGGTATTGTAAAAACCTACCGATGTTCTTGAATCAGCCACAATTTAACCATACTGTTAATATTTGGACATTTTGTATTGATATTTGTATTTGCAGTGTCTAGCAAGTCATCATGCAATCATGCACATACTAGGtatcaaaagatatttttgagtGAATAACAGATTAAtggaaaaaggaattaaatttcCTAATAGACTTTAAGAACTATTATGCTGTAgtctaaatattattttgaaatagaataGATTAGAATAGAAATAGAACTGTGAAGTACTGCTTCAATAGAagcttaaaatcataaaaaaatcctctttcataaaatagataaagaaaatcctaaaaaagcaacgataaaacagagaaaaaaaaatttttggattgGGCAATAAAGGTCAGTTAAATAAACAATACCATTAATTGGTCATATTACATAgtgatttttatatacatatatgtaattaaagtatacatatataatttacatttttaaaaatagacatataaaaCAATACACAAATTGTGCACAGATgttttcaggaaacaaaataCATGCTAACACATCCAACACATAAGCCAAAACTTTGAAGGAAATATCaatgtcagacaaaatagaaaacaaatgcataaattTTGGATAAAGATCACTTTTGAGAAACAACAGATGACATACTTGTAGAGTACAATTAGAGTTGGTTGTACCAAGTTATTTCATCACCAGTTTTAATACATTTTCCCATAAGCAAAATAACAGAAAGtactgaaattatctttttcacTTTATTAGCACatgtaaacaattttaaaaagaggaactTGCTTAAGTATTTCCCAACTTagtagctgatttttttttttttgagattttatttatttatttgagagagagaaagagtgagagcctgagcagggggaggggcagagggagagggaaaagcagacttcccactgagcagggagccaaggaggggctccatcccaggaccctgagatccagacctgagctaaaggcagaaacataagggactgagccacccaggtgccccattagcTGATTTTCAATTTCCTGTTTGGCAACACTGGTGTGGACTAAAAACTAATCATTGAAAGACTAACAAAGGCCTTGTAATCTGTGttattgacaaaagaaaaatatgagtttACAATATAAGACTCTGTTTCCTTACATACCAATATTGTCATCAAGTTTCTTTTTATCAAGTTTATAAATTTCTACTTAATGTTTGtatacaagattttatttttcactttttttggaTATTATCATTAAGGAATAGAACTGTTacaattcatatatatgtatatatacatatatatttacacacacatataaaagaTAACTGTGAAAATAAGATaaactttgaaatatattattgataaaatatttcactAGTGTATACAAATTgttaaagtttttgaaaaaatagaatcattcctcatttctccctctcaATTTTTTGATCAGTTGACTCTTGACTCTATGTGTTCACGCaactgaagaaaatagaaaaattaaggaaagctAGATTGAAAGTAGGAATTATGTCTGAAATTGCTTGTGCTCCATTCTTAAGAATATATCTCCTATATGTGAGAAAAATAACCTAGTCGTGTCCCCCATGTTTCTTTTTGGTAGTTCTAGTGTTGATTGCTAAAACTGGTTTTATTGTTATGAGATGTTATGTTCATCTTCAATACATTTGCAAAACTCTCAAGATCCAGGTTAACACCAAGTAATAGAGTATTAATGACAATTTGTTTCAGGCTTTTTCCAAAACAAACgtaaatgatttaaatatattataatttaatttttctgcaaagaaaatgGACTCATGCTATGGGTGGGCAGGTGTATTAAAGTAGTAATATTAACAAAGGGATATCGCCacttataatatataattttatatggtCTGTTGTCTATTCTCTTCGCCAAACCCCATAAAGAGTAAGTTTGTTTTCTCACTAGATTGTCCTCAATGTAAACTCATGTTCTTTCCATATGACAGTGGGTTCCTCCACGTAGGTTTTATTATCTAAAGTGGAGGAAACACAGTCACAAATAAATCTGTCTAGAAATGAAGCAAGTAAATTAGGTTCTCATTGTGAGACAATAGGAGGGCAAGTAAAAAGCAAGAGTGTTCTGACCAGGACTGAGATCTATTCTGTAgctattctattttttcttgtcatgAAGGTGATTAATATGGGACTTCCAGAAACAATAATTCCTATTTGTTTAGGAAAATAACATAGATTTCATTATCACAATGGAAAGTTACACGAAATTGCCATCTGAGGATTggggaaataaacattttcaagaaaacCCAATCTTTTACAACATTTATGTCATCAAGTGGGTGGATGGACATAAACCTGAATTTCTGAGAATATAATAATCAGTCAACTCATGTGCACTCaaatcctctttcctttttatcagaGCTTCTCTCCAATTCAACTTagaattaacaacaataacaaaaatcctATTATTGCTCCCACTTTTTAGTATTCTTTTAATACCTTGGTTTCTGGACAGCAAAATGGTGAACTGAATGCCATCTGGTCCAGGTGTTCAGGGTATTGGTAAAAAATATCACAATTCTATAATATATGTACATGCACAGCCCTAAATCCCTTGATATCTATATTATTTAGctgaatctttaaagaaaaatgtctgttatATATCCCAAGTGGCTATTGTACCACATTAGGGACACAGGTGCTGTTATGAGACTCTAGTCAAACCTTACCTGAGTAGGAAAATGGAAGCTTTAACTTCTTGTCACCTGTAAGATgatacataaatgaaaattttatatgcatgtatCTATATCTGTTTGCTGTGTATGAGAATTATATACGGGGAGGATCAGAATAAATACAGCAACATTTAATGAATGCTACCAGCTTTAATACTGATTGAAGAgttgtgtttctttctctatCAGGCAGGTGAGACACAAGTAGAAAGTACTTACAACGTATCAGAATGTTGCAATCACTCACATACACATTCAttcatatgttttttatttgactttttaaaaataagcttgatgatgaattttatggcattgtagaaattaaacaaaagtTTGGGTTAATTAAGCTGATATATTAATTTAGGAATATTTAGGCAcccaggtgttttttgtttttgtttttggaagattatttatttgagagagagaaagagaggaagtgagctgggtgagaggcagagggagagggaaagaaagaatccacaagcagtctccccactgagcacagagcctgaagtggggctaggtcccaggaccatgagatcatgacctgagccgaaaccaagagtcagctgcacaactgactgaaccatccaagAGCTCCAAGGAACCCAAATTTTGAGATAATAATGATGAAAGTGCTTATAGGGGAAATAACAAAATAcgttattttagttttatattcttttaatatattaataaaaatactgcctgtgtatttttattaattggaaaaataaaaaatgcattttggagATAATTTGAACTCAAATTAAAAAGAGTACAGGTAACTTCTGATACATTTCTTCACAAACATTTGCTATACAcgtttttgaaaaaaaacttagacaatataatattaaaatataaagtctgCAATTTTCAATTGGTGTTGTATAGAAAGCATATCAAAACAAGttattcaaaaaataagattattcaGTAATACACAATTAAGTAAAAGTGTATCATATGTATTACAcgatttctttatccattttcctatTCTTGGATATATATGTTCTTTACATGCAGGAAATGATACAATAAGTATCCATGTAGAGAACACTTTgacagtgtttttaattttactttatattttattgaggtgaaaattcacataccataaaattaaacatttcaccAATTGAAACATAAATTAAGTGGCTGTGAAACCATCAGCACTATataattctggaacattttcattacctcaaAAGGAAACTTCATAAACATTAATCAGTCACTCCCTATTGCCCTGTCTCTCCTGCCCTGGGCAATAAGTAATTTGCTTTCTAATTCAGTAGACTTAGCCAGTTCTGAACACTTCACATAAAATCATACAAGATGTAGATATGAGatgtagccttttgtgtctgtctttttcacttagcagaatgttttttaaagttcatatcTATAACACCAGGTATAAGTACTTTATATTTAATggatgattaatttttttatatgaatatatctaattttctttttccatttaaaagctgatggacatttgagttattttcagGTTTTGGCTAATGAtgccatgaacattcatgtacaaatttttaGTGTTATTcctattttcacttattttgggtatatactcaggAGTTGAATTGTTATGTTAAATGGTAATTGTGCTTAACACTTGTTTGCCAGAGCTGTTTTCCATGTTTCTTGTATGATTTTACATTCGCACTGCAAAATACAAGGCCACCACTGTATCCACAAAATCCAATACTTGctcacttgattaaaaaaatgtacagctATTTTAGGGGCTATAGGATGTCTTATAACACCACCcatcatcaggtaaatacaaatcatgattttgatttgaatttgtCTAATGACtaaggatgttgagcatctttcgtGTGGTTTGATGGCCATTACacatcttctttagagaaatgtctattcaaatcctttgcccatttaaaaagatataagacacattaaa
Encoded proteins:
- the LOC100484162 gene encoding putative olfactory receptor 56B2 → MHIKFSFMYHLTGDKKLKLPFSYSVKGCCRISHNSNISKFQVSEFILMGFPGIHAWQHWLSLPLALLYLLALTANILILVTIKQEATLRQPMYYFLGILAVVDMGLATTIMPKILAILWFSAKAISLPECFAQMYAVHCFVTMESGIFVCMAIDRYVAICRPLHYPSIITESFVVKTTVVMALRNTLTTIPVPVLAAQRHYCSQNQIEHCLCTNLGVTRLSCDDRTINSIYQLFLAWMMMGSDLGLIFLSYSLILHSVLKLNSAEAASKALSTCTSHLILILFFYTIIVVISITHSAAMTVPLIPVLLNVLHNVIPPALNPMVYALKNKELRQGLYKVLKLDNKXTSR